In one window of Fusobacteria bacterium ZRK30 DNA:
- the hutG gene encoding formimidoylglutamase, whose amino-acid sequence MEFLKKYKYINKEFFRNYRRVKKNVWKGRIDGEDHDSLRWHQNIQVIDLEENLEDLKFENAVCFIGFSSDEGVERNKGNVGAAEGPNAIRREMCNFPKTREDVTLYDAGNIFCIDEDLEGAQKALSTAVSKIIALGMFPIVLGGGHEVAFGTYNGLLDVVSRYQKKPKIGIINFDAHFDMRPYEEQTSSGTMFLQIADQCKERELDFSYFVLGIQKYGNTRSLFKTADKFGVKYILARDINDYKELEVKNKLNMFIEENDHIYVSVCTDVFSSAYAPGVSAPQPFGIHPKSGRELIRHIAGTGKTVTFDIAEVSPRYDSGNITSKLAAILIFEITDNLGRFSLKVEEK is encoded by the coding sequence TTGGAATTTTTAAAGAAATATAAGTATATAAATAAAGAGTTTTTTAGAAATTACCGAAGGGTAAAAAAAAATGTATGGAAAGGTAGAATCGACGGTGAGGATCACGATTCCCTCAGATGGCATCAGAACATTCAAGTTATTGACTTAGAAGAGAACTTAGAGGATCTTAAATTTGAAAACGCAGTCTGTTTCATTGGTTTTTCCAGTGATGAAGGGGTAGAAAGAAATAAGGGAAATGTAGGAGCTGCAGAAGGTCCAAATGCTATTCGTCGCGAGATGTGTAACTTCCCTAAAACCAGAGAAGATGTAACCCTCTACGATGCCGGAAATATATTCTGTATCGATGAAGATCTTGAAGGTGCTCAAAAAGCTCTATCTACTGCAGTATCTAAGATAATAGCCTTAGGGATGTTTCCAATAGTTTTAGGAGGGGGACATGAAGTAGCTTTCGGTACTTATAATGGTCTCCTAGATGTAGTCTCTAGATATCAAAAGAAACCAAAAATTGGGATAATCAACTTCGATGCACATTTTGACATGAGACCATATGAAGAACAAACCAGTTCTGGTACCATGTTTTTACAAATCGCTGATCAGTGTAAAGAGAGAGAATTAGATTTTTCTTACTTTGTGTTAGGGATTCAAAAATATGGAAATACAAGGTCCCTCTTCAAAACAGCAGATAAATTTGGAGTTAAATATATTTTAGCCCGGGATATCAATGACTATAAGGAATTAGAAGTAAAAAATAAATTAAATATGTTTATAGAGGAAAATGACCATATATATGTAAGTGTCTGCACAGATGTATTTTCATCTGCCTATGCTCCTGGAGTAAGTGCCCCTCAGCCCTTTGGAATCCACCCAAAATCAGGAAGGGAGCTCATAAGACATATTGCAGGAACTGGAAAAACAGTTACCTTTGATATAGCCGAAGTATCTCCAAGGTATGATTCTGGAAATATCACTTCTAAACTAGCTGCTATTTTGATCTTTGAGATAACAGATAATTTAGGCAGATTTTCATTAAAAGTGGAAGAAAAATAA
- the hutH gene encoding histidine ammonia-lyase has protein sequence MSKILIDNQKLSIEDIVNVARFNFKVKLGNGAKDRINTARAVVDKFVAEERVSYGITTGFGKFSDVVISKEETNDLQRNLIISHACGVGEPFAEEIVRAMMVLRVNSLTKGNSGIRLLTVEKLIELLNKEVHPVVPEKGSLGASGDLAPLSHMVLTMLGLGEAFYKGERMDSIKALELAGIEPLPYLTSKEGLALINGTQAMTAVGVLTIYDALNLAKIADIAGALTMEALTGIKCALDPRVHEIRGHSGQIDTAKNLINLIDGSKMITKQGDLRVQDAYALRCMPQIHGASKDALRFIKERIEIEVNAVTDNPLIFPETEEAISAGNFHGQPMALPLDYMGIALAELANVSERRLERLVNPALSNGLPAFLTKYGGVHSGFMIVQYSAASVVSENKVLAHPASVDSIPSSANQEDHVSMGTIAGRKARDIMKNARNVIAMEILGACQAIDLREENFLGKGTEIAYNFIREDVKFIDEDVVMYKYINKCYELISSKEIIDRVEGVVGKLL, from the coding sequence ATGTCAAAGATACTAATTGATAATCAAAAATTATCCATAGAGGATATAGTAAATGTAGCTAGGTTTAACTTCAAGGTGAAATTAGGTAATGGTGCAAAAGATAGAATCAATACAGCCCGAGCTGTGGTAGATAAATTTGTTGCTGAAGAGAGAGTGTCATATGGTATCACAACTGGGTTTGGTAAATTTTCTGATGTAGTTATCTCAAAGGAAGAGACAAATGATCTTCAGAGAAATCTTATTATAAGTCATGCTTGCGGGGTAGGAGAGCCCTTTGCAGAAGAGATTGTAAGAGCCATGATGGTCCTTCGTGTAAACTCATTGACAAAGGGGAATTCTGGTATCAGACTATTAACTGTGGAAAAATTAATTGAACTTTTAAATAAAGAGGTACACCCGGTAGTACCTGAAAAGGGATCTCTGGGAGCTTCAGGAGACTTGGCTCCATTATCTCACATGGTATTAACAATGCTTGGATTAGGAGAAGCTTTCTATAAGGGTGAAAGGATGGATAGTATTAAAGCTCTTGAACTGGCAGGAATAGAACCATTGCCATACTTGACTTCTAAAGAGGGATTAGCTTTAATCAACGGGACTCAGGCTATGACAGCTGTAGGAGTTTTGACTATCTATGACGCATTAAATTTAGCTAAGATAGCTGATATTGCAGGAGCATTGACTATGGAAGCTCTTACAGGAATTAAATGTGCATTAGACCCTAGGGTACACGAGATAAGAGGTCACAGCGGTCAGATAGATACGGCTAAAAACCTTATAAACTTAATAGACGGAAGTAAGATGATTACTAAACAGGGAGACTTAAGGGTTCAAGATGCATATGCTCTTAGGTGTATGCCGCAAATTCACGGAGCAAGTAAGGATGCACTAAGATTTATAAAGGAAAGAATAGAGATAGAGGTAAACGCTGTGACAGATAACCCGTTGATCTTCCCTGAAACAGAGGAAGCTATCTCAGCAGGAAACTTTCATGGACAGCCTATGGCACTGCCACTGGATTATATGGGAATAGCATTGGCAGAATTAGCCAATGTTTCTGAGAGAAGACTGGAAAGACTGGTAAATCCTGCATTAAGTAACGGATTGCCTGCATTTTTAACAAAATATGGAGGAGTACACTCTGGATTTATGATTGTACAATATAGTGCTGCATCAGTGGTATCAGAAAACAAAGTATTAGCACATCCTGCTTCGGTAGACTCTATACCATCTTCTGCAAACCAAGAGGATCATGTATCTATGGGAACAATTGCAGGTAGAAAAGCCAGAGATATTATGAAAAATGCAAGAAATGTAATAGCTATGGAGATATTAGGAGCTTGTCAGGCAATAGATCTTAGAGAGGAAAACTTCTTAGGAAAAGGAACTGAAATTGCTTATAACTTTATCAGGGAAGATGTGAAGTTTATTGATGAAGATGTAGTGATGTATAAATATATAAATAAGTGTTATGAGCTGATTTCTAGCAAAGAGATTATAGATAGAGTAGAGGGAGTAGTAGGAAAACTACTATAG